A genomic region of Rhipicephalus sanguineus isolate Rsan-2018 chromosome 1, BIME_Rsan_1.4, whole genome shotgun sequence contains the following coding sequences:
- the LOC119387397 gene encoding neuropeptide-like protein 28 — MKVLVLALALSCLVATVVAGGFHHYGGGYGGGFGGGFGGGFGGGYGGGYGGHGHGGHGFGSSGLFFVKGPGGYGHGFHGLEAVKGPTYFVSTEQYVKKIHPGLAIVGKHHH; from the coding sequence GTGCTTGCCTTGGCGCTCTCTTGCCTAGTCGCCACCGTCGTAGCGGGTGGTTTCCACCACTACGGAGGTGGTTACGGAGGTGGCTTCGGAGGTGGCTTCGGAGGAGGCTTCGGGGGAGGCTATGGTGGTGGATATGGAGGCCACGGTCACGGAGGCCATGGCTTCGGATCCAGTGGTCTCTTCTTTGTGAAGGGACCTGGTGGATACGGCCACGGTTTCCACGGCCTCGAGGCTGTCAAGGGTCCCACGTACTTTGTAAGCACAGAACAGTACGTTAAGAAGATTCACCCTGGACTCGCCATCGTTGGCAAGCACCACCACTAG